The following are from one region of the Amylibacter sp. IMCC11727 genome:
- a CDS encoding cytochrome c oxidase assembly protein, translating to MSNQAKPQNRSLVFKLVTLVSCMLALSFASVPLYDWFCRVTGWGGVTNVASGPSATVLDQTVNIRFDGSLERGMPWTFKPVVREMEIKIGETGLAFYEAHNPTDKPIAGTASFNVYPYSTGTYFNKIACFCFEMQVLQPGETVQMPVTFFVDPDMLNDKEAKYAKTITLSYTFHVTDLPEDEVSALSDDTDAQVN from the coding sequence ATGAGCAATCAGGCAAAACCGCAAAACCGTTCCTTGGTGTTTAAACTGGTCACTTTGGTGTCTTGTATGCTGGCTTTGTCGTTTGCGTCTGTGCCGCTGTATGACTGGTTTTGCCGCGTGACTGGGTGGGGTGGGGTGACGAACGTTGCATCTGGCCCAAGTGCAACCGTGTTGGATCAGACCGTAAACATCCGCTTTGACGGATCGCTAGAACGCGGCATGCCATGGACGTTCAAGCCCGTTGTGCGCGAAATGGAAATCAAGATCGGGGAAACAGGATTGGCGTTTTATGAGGCGCATAATCCAACAGATAAACCGATTGCTGGCACAGCCAGTTTCAACGTGTACCCGTATTCAACGGGGACATATTTCAACAAGATTGCCTGTTTCTGTTTTGAAATGCAGGTGCTGCAACCAGGTGAAACTGTGCAGATGCCCGTGACTTTCTTTGTTGACCCTGACATGTTGAACGATAAAGAAGCAAAATACGCAAAGACGATTACATTGAGCTATACGTTCCATGTGACGGATTTGCCCGAAGACGAAGTATCCGCGTTGTCTGACGACACGGATGCGCAAGTAAACTAA
- a CDS encoding cytochrome c oxidase subunit 3 yields the protein MAHEKNHDYHILPPSIWPLFGALSAFVLLSGGIWYMKDHSMPWMLLIGFVMVLYTMFAWWSEVVDESHVGDHTPVVVIGLRYGVIMFIMSEAMFFVAWFWSFFKHALYPMGPDSPAIDGVWPPAGIETFDPWHLPLINTLILLCSGCLATWAHHAIAHDNDREGLKKGLWGAVILGVIFTIFQAYEYSHAAFGFAGNIYGANFFMATGFHGFHVVIGTIFLAVCLIRAYKGHFTPERHVGFEAAAWYWHFVDVVWLFLFAAVYIWGG from the coding sequence ATGGCGCATGAAAAAAACCACGACTACCACATTTTGCCGCCGAGCATCTGGCCGCTGTTTGGCGCGTTGAGCGCATTTGTTCTGCTGTCTGGCGGGATCTGGTACATGAAAGACCACTCCATGCCATGGATGCTGTTGATCGGCTTTGTCATGGTGCTTTACACCATGTTTGCTTGGTGGTCCGAGGTTGTAGATGAATCCCATGTTGGCGATCACACACCGGTTGTTGTGATCGGTCTGCGGTATGGAGTGATCATGTTCATCATGTCCGAAGCCATGTTCTTTGTGGCGTGGTTCTGGTCCTTCTTTAAGCATGCACTGTATCCGATGGGCCCAGATAGCCCAGCCATTGATGGTGTTTGGCCACCTGCAGGGATTGAAACCTTTGACCCATGGCATTTGCCGCTGATCAACACACTGATCCTGTTGTGTTCTGGCTGTTTGGCCACTTGGGCGCACCATGCGATTGCACATGACAACGACCGTGAAGGCCTCAAAAAGGGTCTGTGGGGCGCGGTGATCTTGGGCGTCATCTTTACGATTTTCCAAGCCTATGAGTACAGCCACGCGGCGTTTGGCTTTGCTGGAAACATTTATGGCGCGAACTTCTTTATGGCGACGGGTTTCCACGGTTTCCACGTTGTGATCGGGACTATCTTCCTCGCGGTGTGTCTGATCCGTGCCTACAAAGGCCACTTTACACCAGAGCGTCATGTTGGGTTCGAAGCGGCTGCTTGGTACTGGCACTTTGTGGATGTGGTTTGGTTGTTCTTGTTTGCAGCCGTGTACATCTGGGGTGGCTAA
- the tldD gene encoding metalloprotease TldD codes for MATDQSPFRPFDTQIDENAALKILRNATDGADDGELFLERRRSESLLFDDNRLKTASYDAAEGFGLRAVKGETTGYAHSTELTEAALKRAAETARLAVGSGGGVMAPAPQATNQRLYMDADPMADAEFNVKVDTLREIDAFTRALDPRVVQVTASISASLQEIEILRPEGTRVRDVRPMTRVNVSVIVDQDGRRESGTSGGGGRYGLTSLLDPANWQANAREALRVALVNLDAEPAPAGTFDVVLGPGWPGILLHEAIGHGLEGDFNRKKTTAFAGLMGKQIAAKGVTVLDDGTIPDRRGSISFDDEGTQSGKNTLIEDGILVGYMQDRQNARLMGVDPTGNGRRESYAHAPMPRMTNTYMLGGDTEPTDIVADLKDGIYAVGFGGGQVDITNGKFVFSCTEAYRVKNGVIGAPVKGATLIGDGATALKHIRAIGNDMALDPGMGNCGKQGQWVPVGVGQPTLMIGGLTVGGSQV; via the coding sequence TTGGCCACCGATCAAAGCCCATTTCGTCCGTTCGATACGCAAATTGACGAAAATGCCGCACTTAAAATCCTGCGCAACGCCACAGACGGGGCAGATGACGGCGAACTGTTCTTAGAACGGCGGCGCTCCGAATCCCTGCTATTTGACGACAATCGCCTCAAAACCGCCAGCTATGACGCGGCCGAAGGGTTTGGCCTGCGCGCCGTCAAAGGGGAAACAACGGGCTATGCCCATTCCACCGAACTGACCGAAGCCGCGCTAAAACGGGCCGCTGAAACCGCCCGTCTTGCCGTTGGTTCTGGCGGCGGTGTTATGGCCCCTGCCCCCCAAGCCACAAATCAACGTCTTTACATGGACGCGGACCCAATGGCCGACGCCGAATTCAACGTCAAAGTGGATACTTTGCGCGAAATAGACGCCTTCACCCGCGCCCTTGATCCTCGCGTCGTCCAAGTCACCGCCTCCATCTCTGCCTCTTTGCAAGAAATAGAGATCCTGCGCCCAGAAGGCACCCGCGTTCGCGATGTGCGCCCCATGACTCGCGTAAATGTCTCTGTCATCGTTGATCAAGATGGCCGCCGTGAAAGCGGCACATCAGGGGGCGGCGGCCGCTATGGCTTGACCAGCCTGCTCGATCCCGCAAACTGGCAGGCCAACGCCCGCGAAGCCCTGCGCGTTGCCCTCGTCAACCTTGATGCAGAGCCCGCCCCCGCAGGCACATTCGACGTGGTCCTTGGGCCTGGCTGGCCTGGCATCTTGTTACACGAAGCCATTGGTCACGGGCTAGAAGGCGATTTCAACCGCAAGAAAACCACTGCCTTTGCGGGGCTTATGGGCAAACAAATCGCCGCCAAAGGCGTCACGGTGCTGGATGACGGCACCATACCTGATCGTCGCGGCTCCATCTCTTTTGATGATGAGGGCACGCAAAGCGGCAAAAACACCCTGATCGAAGACGGCATCCTCGTGGGCTACATGCAAGATCGGCAAAACGCCCGCCTCATGGGCGTAGACCCAACAGGCAACGGTCGGCGCGAAAGCTATGCCCACGCCCCCATGCCTCGCATGACCAACACTTACATGCTTGGCGGCGACACAGAGCCAACCGACATCGTCGCCGACCTCAAAGACGGCATCTACGCCGTCGGCTTTGGCGGCGGCCAAGTGGACATCACCAACGGCAAATTCGTGTTTTCTTGCACAGAAGCTTACCGCGTGAAAAACGGTGTCATCGGCGCACCCGTCAAAGGCGCCACGCTCATCGGTGACGGAGCAACTGCCCTCAAACACATCCGCGCCATTGGCAACGACATGGCCCTTGATCCGGGCATGGGCAATTGCGGCAAACAGGGCCAATGGGTCCCCGTGGGCGTGGGCCAACCAACCCTGATGATCGGCGGGCTGACGGTAGGCGGATCGCAGGTGTAA
- a CDS encoding SURF1 family protein, whose amino-acid sequence MTVRMILPLLFGVVGVAVLLWLGFWQLDRLAWKEERLAVIAAKIAATPEPLIDHFKSTAPKSETNYTRVKFEGVLTDKEAHVLTSVKYSGPGSQSGPGFRVLKEVVWNGKNFLLDLGFVPEAQKNDPRATGPVRVIGNILDPDDYDASFTPDPDLEANIWFARYLPQMAQELEVLPFMVVVEQAEVLKDDVWVPFDDVTPLPVSVNIPNDHREYAITWFSLAFVWFGMTCYLLWRIRQKTV is encoded by the coding sequence ATGACTGTTCGAATGATCTTGCCGCTGTTGTTTGGTGTTGTGGGCGTTGCAGTTTTGTTGTGGCTGGGGTTTTGGCAGCTGGATCGGTTGGCGTGGAAAGAAGAGCGTCTGGCCGTGATTGCGGCCAAGATAGCCGCAACGCCCGAGCCGTTGATTGACCATTTCAAATCTACCGCGCCAAAATCTGAAACGAATTACACGCGGGTAAAATTCGAAGGCGTGCTGACCGACAAAGAGGCGCATGTTTTGACATCGGTGAAGTATTCAGGCCCTGGCAGCCAATCAGGACCTGGGTTTCGGGTGCTAAAAGAGGTGGTTTGGAACGGTAAGAACTTTCTGCTTGATCTGGGGTTTGTGCCAGAGGCGCAAAAGAACGATCCGCGGGCCACGGGACCCGTGCGGGTGATTGGCAACATCCTTGACCCTGATGATTATGATGCTTCGTTCACCCCTGACCCCGATTTGGAGGCGAACATCTGGTTCGCGCGGTATTTGCCACAGATGGCCCAAGAGCTGGAGGTTCTGCCGTTTATGGTGGTGGTGGAACAGGCAGAGGTGCTTAAAGATGACGTTTGGGTTCCATTTGATGACGTAACCCCGTTGCCCGTGTCGGTGAATATCCCTAATGATCACCGCGAGTATGCAATCACGTGGTTCTCACTTGCGTTCGTGTGGTTCGGGATGACCTGTTACCTGTTGTGGCGCATTCGGCAAAAAACGGTTTAA
- the cyoE gene encoding heme o synthase, producing MSDATANDYGDDSQFEDYFALLKPRVMSLVVFTAAVGLLVAPVGVNPVIGFASILFIALGAGASGALNMWWDADIDAIMKRTVKRPVPDGRVTPKNAMIVGLWLSVIAVGMLALTANWFAAALLAFTIFFYAVIYTMWLKRWTPQNIVIGGAAGAFPPMVGWAVATGGVSVESVAMFMLIFIWTPPHFWALSLFMNDDYTKAGVPMLTVTHGTRVTRNNILGYTVVLFVVAIATAFTGIGGPIYLATALILNVMFLMGAVKLWKRTDADADGDEYGAERKFFRLSLVYLFASFAALLGDAALRKFDLLNAWPVVI from the coding sequence ATGAGCGACGCAACTGCAAATGATTATGGCGATGACAGCCAGTTCGAAGACTACTTCGCACTGCTGAAGCCACGTGTCATGTCGTTGGTGGTGTTCACGGCGGCGGTTGGGTTGTTGGTGGCCCCTGTTGGGGTCAACCCTGTGATTGGGTTTGCATCCATTCTGTTTATCGCATTGGGCGCTGGTGCATCTGGTGCGCTGAACATGTGGTGGGATGCCGATATCGACGCGATCATGAAGCGCACAGTGAAACGCCCTGTGCCTGATGGGCGCGTGACACCCAAGAATGCAATGATCGTCGGCTTGTGGTTGTCTGTGATTGCTGTTGGCATGCTCGCGCTGACGGCAAACTGGTTTGCTGCGGCGCTGTTGGCGTTCACCATCTTCTTTTACGCGGTGATTTACACCATGTGGCTGAAACGCTGGACCCCGCAAAACATCGTGATTGGTGGCGCGGCTGGTGCGTTCCCTCCGATGGTGGGGTGGGCCGTGGCGACAGGTGGCGTGTCTGTTGAAAGCGTGGCGATGTTCATGCTGATCTTTATCTGGACACCGCCGCATTTCTGGGCGCTGAGCCTGTTTATGAATGATGATTACACCAAAGCAGGCGTGCCGATGCTGACCGTGACCCATGGCACACGCGTGACGCGCAACAACATTCTTGGCTATACGGTTGTGTTGTTTGTTGTGGCCATTGCCACAGCCTTTACAGGCATTGGTGGACCGATTTATCTGGCAACGGCCCTGATCCTGAATGTGATGTTCCTGATGGGTGCGGTGAAGTTGTGGAAGCGCACGGATGCTGATGCGGATGGGGATGAATACGGTGCAGAGCGTAAGTTTTTCCGCCTGTCGCTGGTGTATCTGTTCGCGAGCTTTGCTGCCCTGTTGGGCGATGCGGCGCTACGCAAATTTGATTTGCTGAACGCATGGCCGGTGGTGATCTGA
- the coxB gene encoding cytochrome c oxidase subunit II has translation MDHMRAVTTFNKIGVTLAGLMASGAAFAQDEVLPALETKGIPVQDGIGFQAPATELMRDVIWLDTFLLWIITIISVFVTILLLICLFKFNEKRNKTPATFTHNSALEVAWTVVPIIILIAIIPPSLTLLFKQQEIPEADVTIKATGNQWYWTHEYVDHDFGFDSFMLAKDELADAGYEQDEYLLATDTAVVVPTGKTIVVQVTGSDVIHAWTIPAFGVKQDAVPGRLAQLWFEVDEGKEGIYFGQCSELCGKDHSYMPITVKAVSQADYDAWLAAAKAEYAEGPATVKVADANMTKVLENEAAN, from the coding sequence ATGGATCATATGCGAGCTGTGACCACATTTAACAAAATTGGTGTGACGCTAGCGGGCCTGATGGCTTCGGGTGCGGCATTTGCACAAGACGAAGTTTTGCCAGCTTTGGAAACTAAGGGTATCCCTGTTCAGGATGGCATTGGGTTCCAAGCACCAGCCACTGAATTGATGCGTGACGTGATCTGGTTGGACACGTTCTTGCTGTGGATCATCACAATCATTTCCGTGTTTGTTACGATCCTGCTGTTGATTTGTCTCTTCAAGTTCAACGAGAAGCGCAACAAAACACCAGCAACGTTTACACATAACTCCGCTTTGGAGGTTGCTTGGACTGTTGTTCCGATCATTATCCTTATCGCGATTATCCCACCGTCCCTGACATTGTTGTTCAAACAGCAGGAAATTCCTGAAGCGGACGTGACCATCAAAGCAACAGGCAACCAGTGGTACTGGACCCATGAATATGTGGATCATGATTTCGGGTTTGACAGCTTTATGTTGGCCAAAGACGAACTGGCGGACGCGGGTTACGAACAGGACGAGTATCTGTTGGCAACTGATACAGCGGTAGTTGTACCAACAGGCAAGACCATTGTTGTTCAGGTTACTGGGTCCGATGTGATCCACGCTTGGACCATCCCAGCGTTCGGCGTGAAGCAAGACGCGGTACCGGGCCGTTTGGCGCAGCTGTGGTTCGAAGTCGATGAAGGCAAAGAAGGTATTTACTTTGGCCAGTGCTCAGAGCTGTGCGGTAAAGACCACTCTTACATGCCGATCACTGTGAAAGCCGTGTCCCAAGCGGACTACGACGCCTGGTTGGCCGCAGCCAAGGCGGAATACGCCGAAGGCCCAGCAACAGTGAAAGTTGCTGACGCGAACATGACCAAAGTACTGGAAAACGAAGCAGCAAACTAA